Part of the Crossiella cryophila genome, GGAGGTGCTGCTCAACCCGCGGGTCTTCGACAAGGGCGGGGAGTTCATCGACAAGATGCGGGTCATCCTCGGCGACGGGGTGGGCACCTGCAGTTCGCGGACGCACAAACGTCAGCGCGGGTTCATCCAGCCCGCCTTCCAGAAGGCCAAGATCGAGGCATACGGCGCGGTGATGGCCCGGCACGTGGCCGAACTGGTCGAGTCCTGGCGGCCGGGGCAGGAGGTCAACCTGCCTGAAGAGATCAGCAGGCTGACCACCAGGGTGACCGCGCAGCTGATGTTCTCCGACGAGCGGATCGGGGTGGCCGCGATCACCGAGGTCCAGCGCAGCTTCCCGGTCGTGTGGCGGGGGGTCTACCGCCGGATGATGGTGCCGCTGCCGGTGGTGCACCAGGTCCCGACCAAGGCCAACCGGGAGTTCCGGCTCGCGTTGCGGCGGCTGGAGGACGTCATCTCCGGGATGCTGGCCGGCTACCGCGCGGGCACCCGGCCGGATGAGGACTTCCTCTCGATCCTGTTGTCCGCCAGGGACGAACAGGGCGTGGGCCTGAGCGACACCGAGATCCGCGACGAGCTGATGACCGTGCTCGCGGCCGGGGTGGAGACCCCGGCCTCCGGCCTGACCTGGGCGCTGTACCTGCTGAGTCGTCATCCCGGGATCGAGGCCCGGCTGCACGAGGAGGTCGACTCGGTGCTCAACGGCCGCACCGCCACCGACGCGGACTTCCCGGCGCTGCCGTTCACCAACCGGGTGGTCAACGAGGCGCTGCGGCTGTACCCGCCGGTCTGGTTCATCACCCGCCGGGCCACCGTGGACACCACCCTGGGCGGGCACGACATCCCGGCCGGAGCGAGCATCCTGTTCAGCCCGTACGCCCTGCACCGCGATCCGGCGGTGTTCACCGACCCGGACGCCTTCCAGCCCGACCGCTGGCTGCCCGAGAACCTGCGCACCCTGCCGAGGAACGCGGTGATCTCCTTCAGCGGCGGCACCCGCAAATGCCTCGGCGACGTGCTGGCCAACCACGAGATGACCATCGCGCTGGCCGCCATCACCGCCCGCTGGACCCTGCGGCACAAGCCGGGCCACACGCTGCGCCCGGTGGCCAAGGCGGAGCTGACCACCGGTGACCTGCCGATGATCCTCCAGCCCCGCCGCCCCGGAAACGCGTCGTGACCGATGCGCCCGCGGACCTATCCGGGCAACTCCGCCTCGACCCGCCAGCCGGGCACCCGCTGCTCGACCTGTCCTCGGCGATCTCCCCGCACCTGGCCGAACTCGAAGCCGGGATCCTGGACTGGGCCGACCGGTACCCGCTGCTGGACGGCCCAGCGGCGCGGGACAAACTCGCCCGCACCCGGCTCGGCGAACTCATCGCCCGCTGCTACCCGACCATCGCCCCGGACCGGATCACCGCCGTCACCGGCTGGTTCACCTGGGCGTTCGTCATCGACGACTGCCACGACCAGCCCAGGTGCGACCACGACGAGTCGGCCGCCCGCACGATGGACCTCCTGGCCGGTGCGCCGCCCGCGACCGCGACACCGCTGGAAGACCAGCTTTCCGAGGTGTGGCAACGGTTGTCGGCAGGCATGAGCACGTCATGGCGGCACCGGTTCGCCCTGCACATGGCGCATTTCCTGGTCGCCTTCAAGTACGAGGCGGCCAACCGGCGGCACCGGCAGGTCCCCGAACTCGCCGGGTACCGCCAGTTGCGCCGGGCCTCCGGCGGCATCACCCCGTCGCTGGACCTGATCGAGGTGACCACCGGCCAGGAGGTTCCCGCGCTGCTGCACGAGTTCGAGGAGACCCGGCTGATGTTCAACCGGGCGGCCGACGTCGTGGTCTGGGTGAACGACATCGTGTCGCTGCCCAAGGAACTGGCCGCGGGCGAGGTCAGCAACGGGGTACTGGTGCTGGCCAGGGAAGGCGACCTGGACCTGCAACGGGCGGTCGAGGCGACCTACGTCCTCATCGGCAGGCAGCTCGCGGAGTTCCGGCAGGCCGAGGCCGAGGCGGAAACCCTGCTCCGGCACTGGCGCGGCCTGGAACCGGCGGCGGTGGACGCCGTGCGGACCTTCGCCGACGGGCTGCGTTCGTGGATGCGCGGGAACCTCGACTGGTCCGCGCACAGCGACCGCTACCAGGTCACCGACGGCATCCGGCTGGCCACCGTCCACTGACGAAAAAGGGTACTGGGCAATGGATTTCGAGCCGGACCAGGAGCAGCGCGCACTCGCCGAGCGCGCCTTCGAGCTGGGTGCCACGCTCAACGACGGCCTGCCGGAGCGGGTGCGCGCGGGCCGGTTCGACCGCGAACTGTGGCGGCGCTGCGGGGAGTTCGGACTGCTCGGCCTGAGCGTGCCCACCGCGGACGGCGGCCTCGGCCTGGACTCGCTGAGCACCGCGCTGGTGATCGAGTCCTTCGCCAAGGGCTGCCAGGACCTGGGGTTGCTGTTCTCCGCCTGCGCGCACCTGTTCGCCTGCGTGATGCCGATCGCCGAACACGGCAGCGCGGAACTGCGTACCCGGCTGTTGCCGAAGCTGGTCTCGGGGGAGTGGATCGGTGCGAACGCGATCACCGAGCCGGAGGCGGGTTCGGACGTGCACGCGTTGCGCACCACCGCGATCCGCGACGGTGATCACTACGTGCTCAACGGCGTGAAGAGCTTCGTCACCAACAGCCCGGTCGCCGACCACCTCCTGGTCTACGCCCGCACCAGCCCCGCCGACGGCCACCTCGGACTCAGCGCGTTCGTGGTGGACCGGCACTCGCCCCGGCTCACCGTCGGGGCCAGGTTCGCCAAGCCGGGCCTGGCCACCGCGCCGATGGCGCCGGTCTACCTGGACGACTGCCGGGTGCCCGCGGCGAACCGGCTCGGCCCGGAAGGCGCGGGCAGCACGATCTTCGCCGGCTCGATGGCCTGGGAACGCAGCTGCCTGTTCGCGGCCTACCTGGGGGCGATGGACCGCCAGCTGGCACAGACGATCAGCCATGTGACCACGCGTAAGCAGTTCCGCAAACCCCTGTCCCGGCACCAGGCGGTCGCGCACCGGATCGCCGACATGAAGCTCCGCCTGGAGGGCGCCCGGCTGCTGCTGTACCGGGCGTGTTCGCGGCGCGACCGCGGTGTGGACAGCACCCTGGAGGTCTCCCTGGCCAAGCTGGCGGTCAGCGAGGCGGCGATCCAGAACGCCCTCGACGCCATCCAGTTGCACGGCGCGAGCGGCTTCCTGTCCGAAGGCGGCGTGGTCGACGCCCTCGGCGACGCCCTGCCCAGCACCATCTTCTCCGGCACCTCCGAGATCCACCGCGACCTCATCGCGAGGGGACTGGGGCTGTGAGACTCGAACAACTCCTGCGCGCACAGGCCCGCCGCACCCCGGACGCCCTCGCGCTCAACGCCCCGGACGGCCCGCTGACCTACCGCGAACTCGACGACCTCGCCGACCGATTGGTCGGCGCGCTGGCCGGTCTCGGGGTGCGCGGCGGGGACCGGGTGTTGCTGTGGCTGGACAAGTCGGCCTTCGCCGTGGCCGCCATGCAGGCCGTGCTGCGGCTGGGCGCGGCCTACGTCCCGGTGGACCCACTCAGCCCGGCCCGGCGGGTCTCTGCCCTGATCACCGACTGCACACCCACGGCGATGATCACCACCCGGGAGCGACAGGCCGAACTCATCGCCGCGAACCCCGAGCTGACCGCGATGCCCGTCCTGAGCCCTGGAAAGCTTCCGCCCCGTTCGGGTACCGACCAGTCGGTAGGCACGCCCGCGGAACTGGCCTACGTGCTCTACACCTCCGGGTCCACGGGCAAGCCCAAGGGCGTCTGCGTCACCCATCGTGCCGCACTCGCCTTCGTCGACTGGGCGGTCGGTTTGCTCGGTGTGCACGGCGGGGACCGCCTGGCCAACCACGCCCCGTTCCAGTTCGACCTGTCGGTGTTCGACCTGTACGCGGCCTTCCACACGGGCGCCTCGGTACACCTGATCCCGGAGGGCACCCCGGCCCGCGCCCTGGTGCGCTTCGTCCGGGAACACCGGATCACCGTCTGGTACTCGGTGCCCTCAGCGCTGACCCTGATGATGGAACACGGCCGCCTGCTGGAGATCGCCGACCTGCCGCTGCGGGCCGTGCTGTTCGCGGGCGAGGTGTTCCCGCTGCCCGGCCTCAAGGCACTACGGGCCCGCTGGCCCGAACTGCCGCTGTACAACTTCTACGGCCCCACCGAGACCAACGTGTGTACCTACCATCCGGTCGGTTGGCTGTCCGCCGAGCACACCACCCCGATCCCCATCGGCACCGCCGCCTGCGGCAACCAGGTGTGGGCCCTCCGCCCGGACGGCAGCCTGGCCGGTCCCGGCGAGGTGGGTGAGCTGATGGTGGACGGGCCGACCTTGATGGCCGGATACCTGGGCGAAACCGTTGGCAGACAAGGGCCCTACGCCACCGGCGACCTGGTCCGCCCGCGTGCCGACGGCGGCTTCGACTACCTCGGCCGCCGCGACCACCAGGTGAAGGTCCGCGGTCACCGGGTGGAACTGGGCGAGATCGAGGCGGTGCTGACCACGCACCCCGACCTGGTCGAGGCGGTGGTCCTGGTGACCGGCAGCGGGCACGCGGCCCGGCTGCGCGCCTGCGTCCGCACCCGCCAGGGCCGCACGCCGTCGGCCATCGAGATCAAGCGGTTCCTCGCCGAACGACTGCCCCGCCACCTGGTCATCGACACCCTCCGCCAGTTCCAGGAGCTGCCCCGGACCGCCACCGGAAAGGTGGACCGGCAGCGGCTGCTCGCCGACACACAGGGAGAGACGCACCGTTGAACGAGACCGAGAAGCAGCTGCACACGTTCATCGCCGAGGTGTTGCTGGACGGCGAGGAGATCGAGTTCGACGCCG contains:
- a CDS encoding acyl-CoA dehydrogenase family protein, coding for MDFEPDQEQRALAERAFELGATLNDGLPERVRAGRFDRELWRRCGEFGLLGLSVPTADGGLGLDSLSTALVIESFAKGCQDLGLLFSACAHLFACVMPIAEHGSAELRTRLLPKLVSGEWIGANAITEPEAGSDVHALRTTAIRDGDHYVLNGVKSFVTNSPVADHLLVYARTSPADGHLGLSAFVVDRHSPRLTVGARFAKPGLATAPMAPVYLDDCRVPAANRLGPEGAGSTIFAGSMAWERSCLFAAYLGAMDRQLAQTISHVTTRKQFRKPLSRHQAVAHRIADMKLRLEGARLLLYRACSRRDRGVDSTLEVSLAKLAVSEAAIQNALDAIQLHGASGFLSEGGVVDALGDALPSTIFSGTSEIHRDLIARGLGL
- a CDS encoding cytochrome P450, with product MAVAEERRQYRLGDAPGRLPLLGNALRIFRDPLNYLPTLREQGDVVRVRLGRGTAYMAVTHDMVQEVLLNPRVFDKGGEFIDKMRVILGDGVGTCSSRTHKRQRGFIQPAFQKAKIEAYGAVMARHVAELVESWRPGQEVNLPEEISRLTTRVTAQLMFSDERIGVAAITEVQRSFPVVWRGVYRRMMVPLPVVHQVPTKANREFRLALRRLEDVISGMLAGYRAGTRPDEDFLSILLSARDEQGVGLSDTEIRDELMTVLAAGVETPASGLTWALYLLSRHPGIEARLHEEVDSVLNGRTATDADFPALPFTNRVVNEALRLYPPVWFITRRATVDTTLGGHDIPAGASILFSPYALHRDPAVFTDPDAFQPDRWLPENLRTLPRNAVISFSGGTRKCLGDVLANHEMTIALAAITARWTLRHKPGHTLRPVAKAELTTGDLPMILQPRRPGNAS
- a CDS encoding amino acid adenylation domain-containing protein, whose product is MRLEQLLRAQARRTPDALALNAPDGPLTYRELDDLADRLVGALAGLGVRGGDRVLLWLDKSAFAVAAMQAVLRLGAAYVPVDPLSPARRVSALITDCTPTAMITTRERQAELIAANPELTAMPVLSPGKLPPRSGTDQSVGTPAELAYVLYTSGSTGKPKGVCVTHRAALAFVDWAVGLLGVHGGDRLANHAPFQFDLSVFDLYAAFHTGASVHLIPEGTPARALVRFVREHRITVWYSVPSALTLMMEHGRLLEIADLPLRAVLFAGEVFPLPGLKALRARWPELPLYNFYGPTETNVCTYHPVGWLSAEHTTPIPIGTAACGNQVWALRPDGSLAGPGEVGELMVDGPTLMAGYLGETVGRQGPYATGDLVRPRADGGFDYLGRRDHQVKVRGHRVELGEIEAVLTTHPDLVEAVVLVTGSGHAARLRACVRTRQGRTPSAIEIKRFLAERLPRHLVIDTLRQFQELPRTATGKVDRQRLLADTQGETHR
- a CDS encoding terpene synthase family protein; this encodes MTDAPADLSGQLRLDPPAGHPLLDLSSAISPHLAELEAGILDWADRYPLLDGPAARDKLARTRLGELIARCYPTIAPDRITAVTGWFTWAFVIDDCHDQPRCDHDESAARTMDLLAGAPPATATPLEDQLSEVWQRLSAGMSTSWRHRFALHMAHFLVAFKYEAANRRHRQVPELAGYRQLRRASGGITPSLDLIEVTTGQEVPALLHEFEETRLMFNRAADVVVWVNDIVSLPKELAAGEVSNGVLVLAREGDLDLQRAVEATYVLIGRQLAEFRQAEAEAETLLRHWRGLEPAAVDAVRTFADGLRSWMRGNLDWSAHSDRYQVTDGIRLATVH